The Candidatus Hydrogenedentota bacterium DNA window AATCAGCTCTTTCTTGTGCTGGAAATCGAGTCGAGCGGATCAAAATGGCGCCGTAATCAGACTCGTTAGGCAAGCTGCGTCCTCGAAGCACCGCTGCACGCCGATCCTTGGGGTTAAAGCGAATCACGCTGCCGGTTCAATAGTCGGTGACCGGATGTGCCGCGCCGCGACGAAGTTCGGCGCCGATACGCGCACATCAGCGTCATTGGCGAGTTCAGCTGCTCGGTCCCGGGCGCGCTGCGTAAGATCGCCTTCGGCGTTCGCCTGGATTCGCCACGCGATCCTCTTCTGGAGC harbors:
- a CDS encoding DUF2924 domain-containing protein, which encodes MVNLGKELAAIEQMTVGQLRDRYAEVFGEVTRAGNKSWLQKRIAWRIQANAEGDLTQRARDRAAELANDADVRVSAPNFVAARHIRSPTIEPAA